In Nymphaea colorata isolate Beijing-Zhang1983 chromosome 10, ASM883128v2, whole genome shotgun sequence, the genomic stretch CAACAATTGAATGCCCAATCCACAGAGGAAATGTCATACCTGATTGCCCCATCTTGTACTCCAGGAGGTCTTATGAGCCTCTGCAATCCAATCTAAAGTTTCCTGCACAGCAGACTTCATTGATGATAAGACCTGTTCATTGTGTTCTTTGTGCTCTACTATGGCCTGAAAAAGCTGTAGAAGCTCATGACCACATGCTTGGACTTCCTCATCATATTGcccttttactttttcatgttCCAAATCCACAGCCTGCAAAATCATGGTACCCACTAAATGAACAGACACCTATGATCCATCACCATCTAATTAAGTTCATGCATAATAACCCAaatattcacacacacacacacacacacacagagagagagagagagagagaaatggtaGCAGCAGCAGTCAGAAGCCCAGAACAAAactatagaagaaaaagaagaaatgccTATAAGCACAGAATGGTCACACGTATTAATAATCACAATCTTATAACATAACAAATGCAACATGAAATACCTTAAGTGCATAAATCGTTGAAAGTGGTTACAGAGAAAGTACAGGTATGAGTAGACTCTCGCTATAGTTCAATAAGCGCAAGGTTCACAATTGAAAAGGCATTTATTGTTGCCATAAAAGGCATGAACTTTTGTAACAAGAGGAGGAAAACAAGCATAATTCACTGATAACAGAAAAAGGGAGAGTGGAAAACCTTCAAACGCTCTTCAGCTTCTTTCAACTGTTTATCTGCAAGTTGCCTCTTTTCTTCAACATCTTCTTGTATCTTTTTGAGAGACGTTGCACAATGAGAAATGTACTCTTGCGTATCCTTTTTTAAAGAACTCTGGTGAACTTCTGCCTGCAGAATGTTTTCATTTCCTATCAGACGACTGCAGTTAATGACAGAGAATACTGATATTTACATATAGATAGTAATGCTGGCCGCCTACTTGTCTCAAATATTCCCAAAACCTTGACATATCAATCATAAGGACTTGAACATGGGAGTAGCTGGAGTTACTTGAAGCAAACTCATGGCTTATAAAGAATCTTTTATGCCTACACGGTAATTATTTAGAAGGAACCTCTCATAGGCTATCGGCAGCCAAAGGTAACAAGATTCTTTTGAAGATTTTCAGATAGACCAAAATAGACTATGAACTTCTATAGTTtcaggagaaagagagagacagagtgagggagggagggggacTGCATTGGAGATTTTAAGATAAACCTTTTCTATCTTCGCTAGCAGCAATTTGTTGCCATTTTGCTTCGCATCTATTTGTGCTGAGGTTTCATGTAACTGCTGTTGTAGAGCAACTAAATCCTCCAAACTTTCCTTAGAAGATTTCTTTGTCtcatcaagaaaagaaagttgtACTGGCTTGATCATTCTCTTGTAGTCGACTCCAAACACTTCAACTGCTGTAGACCCCTCACTATTCAGCTTAAAGCAGAAATCACTGCCAGCTTTCAACCTGAGCAGAGAACAGAAGAAGACAAATCCATGACCTAAAATTGTcattcaaactttcaaaatagATAATATCCAAGTAATGGTTATGGTTCCTGCATTTATTTACAGTTTAGCTCATCTTTCACATGTAACTAGGTAGATTCGGATTTCTACTGTGAGCATATTATATTCAATTTactaaaaagtttgtttgtttttgtgtaAGACGTGTGTATGGTTGTGCCTGCAAGTTTTCATTTGAACCCAGAAACACTATAGACCATGACACAAGATGGTAGAGGTTTCATTATACATGATGGCCATATTTTCTCAAAAACCATACGTGTAATTTATATTCAAGCCACTTCCATGCTCGACATGTTATAATCTACATCTCCTGTGGAACATTCACCCTTGTGTTTTGGGCATGCTGTCTGAGTGTTGAGCATGAATTTGATACTATCAACAATTATTTGAATTATGAGTTATGACTAACTCCTGTGTTCAATCTGAGGAGATATTGAAGTCTTTTATATCACATTGAATATATCACTCTTCTGAGACAACAATAAAAGAGTTAAAAGCTGAGTGATGTGTGACATGTGTCTGTCTATCAGATGAAAAAGGTTCGCAAAGATAAAATCCCCTTCTCTTTAACATTTCCCATCAGCTTAAATAGCAAGGGCTCACATATCCAACAAATTTTTGGATTAGAAATTATCATTTCCGTTATCGAAGATTGCAATGTTGAAAGTTGAGATTGACTAACTTGAGCTACACAGAAACATTTGGGATTTTTTAAATTCCTTCCAGAATTTGCATAcagtgaaaaacaaaagaaaatttaatatagtaaataaaaagtgaaaagaatATTAAAGTACGTATAAGAGAGAACAGAACCTcaagttttaacaaaaaatccCAAAACCAAATATCCAGGTACATTTGCCTTGCATGAGTGAATTCAAAACCAGGATGCTTCACACTTGTACAAAAGATGACACGTTTAAAATCTGTCGAGAAGCACCAGCAAACTCTAACAGTGCAACATGCTACTGATGCATTTCTCGATCTTCCGAGGTTAGTTCCCACGTTTTAatagatcaatttttttttagtacttTCAGATCCATTAGCTTAATTATTCAATTGAATCAATTCTTGGCAATATAGCAATAATCTCCCTATGTTATtaatctgattttcaaaatgtaaggcaTTGTATGCCTTCTGGAGgctttttacatataaatgacCCGAAAAGATTATTCCTCGGGTAGAGAGTTGAATTTCTTCAATGTTCAATTCAAAGAAGCTTTACCGCATTTGTTTTCTCATCTCAAAAGATACAGCCTGGTCTACATAGAGAACAACATATGTGTAGCTCTAAAAGAAAAGCGTATCGAACAACACTATTATTTTTTAACCATGCTCCACCTCAAAAAGTGAATAACATGTTTAATCCAGGTGTCAAATAATAAATGAGTAGATACGTTGCGCAAAATGCACATTTTTGGACCAATAAATCATAATTTATCTATATACATAGTTGTTCGTAAAGCTTATGCGCAACGTCAAGCAAAAACTTATATCAGACAGGAATTCGCAATAAGTCGATGATGTATCGTTGTTAGAGGCCGACAGGCTTGTCATCTATCTTAGAGGTCAAGAGATGGACGCAATAAGGAAAAGGAAGTTTCGCCAAGAACAGTGatttaaattttctaaagaaCAAAAAACCGCTCACCGCTTAATTGCCTGGTTAGAGTCTGCGATTAAGCACTCCACTTCCTTCAACACATTTGCAGCCGATGCCTGCAACTCCCAACTCTTCTCTTCCCACCCAATCTTTGTCTTCTCTATCTCTGCAACCTCGTTCTCAACAGCCTGAACTTCTCTCCTCATCTTATCCACATCCCTAACGTTGACCGTCTGTGCGTCGATTTTTTTCCTCAACTCTGCGTTCTCCGCTAATATCCTCTCCTTTTCCTTCAATCTCTCCTCCAGATCCCGTCCTCTATTCTCCAGTGACGCCTCCAAGTCCTTCGTCCGGCTCACAAGCTCCTTGACCAGCAAAGAAAACTTCTGTATGTCCGCCTTAAGCAAGCCCTTGTCCTTCTCGAGAACCTCCCTTCGCAAAGGGCGGCCCTTGATTCCCTGAACCTTCGCCTCCAGATCAGCCACTTGCTTCTCCATCGCCTCGAGATTCTGCATGGAGACGGCGTTCTGCTGCTCCAACTTCGAGATGTATTCCTTATCGATCTCACTGACGGCCTCATCGTCGCCCCGGAGGAAGTGGCCGTAGCTCAGAGCAATGTACTGAAGCAATTCGTTCTCGGCGAAGAAGGTCGACGAATCGGATGCCAGGTGTTCCTTGTACTTGAGTGCCTGCACCAGCCAGTGGAGCGTGGCGAGGAGAGTCGGCCATGAGTGCGGAGCGCCCGGCCCCTTGAGAATACTCTTGTTGAACTTTATCGGGCAGCCCAAACACCTCAAGACAATAAGCAGATCGTCCTCCATCTTTTTGCCGACGTCCCAGTCGAATCCCAAAAGAACGAAGCGGAACGTCTCCTTGATGTCCTTCTCGCTCGGGAAAGGCTTCAGGGTTAGGGTTATGTGGAAAGAGTGGGAGGAAAGGTAGGAATTGATCGACCGGATGGCGGATTGCTGGTAGTGCCGGTCACTGATGGGAAAGGCTTCGGTCTTCGACTGGATGGACGATGACCTGCGGCTGCCAATCAAACTCGCGTCGGAGTCCCGGCGGCCGGGGGCGGAGACCTTCCAAGATTCATTGGCTCCGCGACCGTCCGCCGCCTGGTAAATCGACGATCCCCGCCGCgccttcatctctctctccctctcccttcccctcccctcccctGCAGCGCTGAAATCCTACGAAATGTGTGCTGCGGATTTGCATCAAAAGGGGACGACGACGCGTTACGGATAGAAATGAAAATGAGGCAACAAAGGACCGGTAACACATGGTTGAGTGTGAGAAACAAGCCAAGAAACTTCCCTACCTCCACGTGGTTATGTGGATCTGATGTAAGTGGATATCATATCCTATTGAAATCCGAACTGCAACCCCCAGATTCAATTCGTCCCTTATCTAAAATTCCAAAAGTTTGGAAATACaaaaggaaagagggagggTTTCGGCTGCTAGTGTCACCCCAATATATAAATCTTAcaacttcaaaagatttttTGTGCTTCTGAAATCATTAGTtacattagaaagaaaaataactaaGGTTGCATATGATTAATCAGATCCGCAGTGGTAGTCGCCcacaaacaaatcaaaatattatttcacATAATACAATTTACAGATTTCACGTCAATACTATGCATCAGCAATGTAATCCCGATATAAGACTACTCTTGCTGCCCTGTACTTTTGTCTGTGCATGGTATATGCAGCTTTTAGTATGCGCATTTCAACATATCGTATATACAATGTCACATGCTCAAGTATATCATTTACCTATCGTGTTATTttgtaatatatgtatatatatatatatatatatatatcaatcagGTGGAAGGCGACCAAATAGAAGCGGTAAGAAGGCGCCTGCCCTTCCATTCAAGCAGGACCTTGTTTCCGTAGACCACCGCACGATAGCCGTCATTGAACAAGCCAAGCAGCAGCTTGGCCTGGCAATGGTTGAAGGTGCTTATGGGCTGAGGCTGGAAGGAGAAGGACTCCATCATCCACTCGGAACACTTGGAACCTTGCGCCTGAGTCTTGTCAAAGAGGCAAGCCAGCGAACCCTCTATCTTAGGACCGAGCAAGGCACTCTCGACCAAGCCCCAGGGACGGCCTTGGCTCGGGCAGCTCGCTTCCAACGAGTCATAGATGGCTGAGTAATTGTGCAGCAAGTCCATGAAGCGACCCAAAAGGTGCCCTTCTCCATAGGTCGACCCCAACAGTTCGTCCTCCACTAGGGTCACCAACCTAGGCTTGGAGTGAAACTTGTGCGCCGAGCTCAGGAGTGATTGGACGGACGCCGGCGAGTGGTTGGTTGAGTGCGGCAAATGCAGCATGCAGTTGACCAGAAGAACTTCTCCCTTGAATAGTTTGACCGAGCCTGGTCTCAAGCGCTCCTCCTGGTCCAGCCGGCACTGGTGGAACGAGAACGGCTGACCGACGGATGCCGCAAAGGAGGCCAGCCGGCGGCCGGTGTCGCCGGTGGAGACGAAAGGCCTTCGGCGGTCATTGGGCCGCGTGATTGCCGTGATGCGCAGGCGCTGGGGAGGACCGCCTTCCCGGTGAACCAGTGCCTGCATGAGCGGCGGCCACTGGGAACCCTCCATGATATCGTAGTCGATAATGTGGACGCCGCGTTCGAAACGGACGGCTTCGATGATCGCCTGGTTTGCCAGGAAGTGGCCGAACTTGATGTAGGGAGACATCTGCTGTAAAAGCTGGAACGCGGCTAGGAATTCAAAAGGGGACGCTGGTGGGCTGGAACCCGGTCTCGGACTGGCCGAGCCCTCCAGGACGTTATGGAGTCCTTGAGTGAAGTGGCCCGCCAGTCTCTCGATGTTGGTCCCTTCACCAGGCGACACCAACTCCCTGAGCCGCATCAGTATCACCCACGCTAGGTCTTCCCCTTCCTTCTCCCCTCCGGCCATTTCCTCCGCAGCTGCCATTAACAAGTGCACCGACCTCAACCCCTTGCAGTCCATTTCGCTCGCCGGCGGCTCCACCGTGCAGGCGGAGACGTCGGACGTCGCCGCTCTCTCTGATTCAACGCATGCCGGTGCAGTTCCATGTGCAGGCTGCGGACCGCAGCCGCCGATCGTCGACTCGAACATGCTGTTGAAGTCATCGGAGGTAAACCAGTCGGAGTCGACGGCCGGTAACCAATTGCTGCTGATGGAGAAGGGAGATACGGCGAAGTCGGGCTCGGCCGAAAAAGGTAGCTCCATCGGCTCCATGGTTGGAGTGGTGGCCGAATACCGGGAGCCTGGGAGAAGGGTCCGGAGTGGACGGAAATACTGCAGAAATGTTATGAAGGGGAGGAGGATATATAAGAAAGGAAGGCGGTTTCCTTCttgtttcatgtatatattACAAAATGAACCTGACTATTGGCGAAGAGGCCAACCACATCCACCATgttgaaaggaagagaaagagagagatgaagacgTGAACTGGACAATTGAGTTAGTAACAATCAAGATACAAGTATTTTTAACGACGGCAAGTTTGCCCCATTGGTGTAAGATTTTCTTCAAATTGTTTACTTACCCTTAAAAATACACCATTTTTGTCGGAAAAGCAACATTCAACGTCGGGGAAATAATAAATGTGTATGTTGAAAAAACTATGTCTGAGCACTTTATGAACATCAGTTGTCAAAATCGTCttcgaatatatgaatatgaacGCCAACTCCAACTTGGGTATTTAGTCTATTTTAACGTCTTGGTGTTTTGTGGGGTAGTAGTAGAAAAGTACATGCGCATGGAAGTCACAAGTACCAACTTGACAGTACTGGTGTTGTGGGATtggagtcaaaaaaaaaaaaaaaggtaccaaTAGTATTTCTAGTAACGGGCAGTTGGCCTCTCCATTTCAAAGTTTGCATCAATAATTAAGAGATGCGGTGTCGTGTATGAAAATTTCGTGCATCAATTTAATCATCAGGACTAAAAATGCCctttgttaataaaaaaaaagttgtagagataaaaaaagaaaacagaaaatgaagattttgaaatttgataaaGCCCGAGCATGCCAGTCTGTATGTGCATATTATTGTGACTAATATATTCATATGAACAACAAAAagttgtttgtatttttttttgtctctctcatGTCATTATTTTGTACCtttgttgttatctcatatacattatctcatactcaaTACTTCTGCTATTATCTCATACTCCTATCATTATCTTATACTACTCTATGTCATTATCTCCGACACTATTGATATAAGACAAAGACATGAATATAATAATGATAggagtatgagataatgggtATAAGATAGAGACAAAGGTATGGTGAGGACATGGGTATGAAATAATGACATGGATACAATAATACAGGGGTATAAGATaatgagtatgagataatgacaaggGTACAATAATGATAaagagtatgagataatgagtatgAAACAATGACAGAAGTATATGATAACGATATGATTAAGAATATTCATTGTCAACATGCAATGTTAGGGTATTAAAGTAAACATGTATATTGGTAGTAGGGTTCACCTTTTGACGTACACTGGTTATGTATATAGAAGAGCACGCATGACTCATTTTCCAATTAAGTCCGGCAGCTAACAGTGGATTGTTGATCTAGCTGAGCTCCCCATGACGAGGCGAATCGACCCACCATCAAATGATCTTTGAATTAAATTATAAAGCcaaatcaaatgattttgcAAATCAGTTAAATCTAATGTGGATCTAAATTTTTGTGAAGTGCACCCCAGGGGTTTTATTGTTGCTCATAGTTCAAGTGAGCGGGAGAGACCCACCATCTCCAGTTGCTCACGGTCAAACTCGCCtttgatattctttttaaaGGGAATGGATGACAGCAATGAGAAACAACGGAAATTAAGTAGAAGCAAACACTATTCTTGAAATAATAGCTTTACAAATAGAAGAAGCGACAATTTTGgctttaaatattaaaatataacgTGAGCAATCGATTCAACCAGAAAACGATGGCCTCACCATAGACAACCCCGTTAGGTACTCCCTCGGTCAACAAACCGACCAGTTTCCATCAGGTGACGGCAACATCCAAGTGTATTGGCGGTAGATGTTGTTAACATCAGTAACTTAAACGTATTTTAAGACAATTATTAtcaccatagttggcaaacttatGACTCGTCTTCGGATAAGCATATCATGGTTGGGTCAGTGAGTTGACTCGTCGACTCGATCGAGTTCTAAAATAACTAGAATCGAGCGAGTCAAGATGAGTTAGGAGCGAGCCAAACTGAGTCAGAAGCGAGCTAGGGTGAACCAGGCCAACCTTGACTTATAGTCAGGTTTTTTAGTGTTTCGAACAATTTCCAAACCAATTCCACGAGTCAGCCAACTATGGCTATCACAAACACATACAAAGTAACTTAACGTGAAATTATGACTAGATTACGCGAGACAATCTCTTTTATCAGTTACTTTTCCTTGttaaatttcatatattttaattaaactGGAAAGCTCCCAT encodes the following:
- the LOC116262588 gene encoding kinetochore protein NDC80 homolog; the encoded protein is MKARRGSSIYQAADGRGANESWKVSAPGRRDSDASLIGSRRSSSIQSKTEAFPISDRHYQQSAIRSINSYLSSHSFHITLTLKPFPSEKDIKETFRFVLLGFDWDVGKKMEDDLLIVLRCLGCPIKFNKSILKGPGAPHSWPTLLATLHWLVQALKYKEHLASDSSTFFAENELLQYIALSYGHFLRGDDEAVSEIDKEYISKLEQQNAVSMQNLEAMEKQVADLEAKVQGIKGRPLRREVLEKDKGLLKADIQKFSLLVKELVSRTKDLEASLENRGRDLEERLKEKERILAENAELRKKIDAQTVNVRDVDKMRREVQAVENEVAEIEKTKIGWEEKSWELQASAANVLKEVECLIADSNQAIKRLKAGSDFCFKLNSEGSTAVEVFGVDYKRMIKPVQLSFLDETKKSSKESLEDLVALQQQLHETSAQIDAKQNGNKLLLAKIEKAEVHQSSLKKDTQEYISHCATSLKKIQEDVEEKRQLADKQLKEAEERLKAVDLEHEKVKGQYDEEVQACGHELLQLFQAIVEHKEHNEQVLSSMKSAVQETLDWIAEAHKTSWSTRWGNQNPCQLAISSKVEGAEDMLYK
- the LOC116263051 gene encoding protein NODULATION SIGNALING PATHWAY 2; the encoded protein is MEPMELPFSAEPDFAVSPFSISSNWLPAVDSDWFTSDDFNSMFESTIGGCGPQPAHGTAPACVESERAATSDVSACTVEPPASEMDCKGLRSVHLLMAAAEEMAGGEKEGEDLAWVILMRLRELVSPGEGTNIERLAGHFTQGLHNVLEGSASPRPGSSPPASPFEFLAAFQLLQQMSPYIKFGHFLANQAIIEAVRFERGVHIIDYDIMEGSQWPPLMQALVHREGGPPQRLRITAITRPNDRRRPFVSTGDTGRRLASFAASVGQPFSFHQCRLDQEERLRPGSVKLFKGEVLLVNCMLHLPHSTNHSPASVQSLLSSAHKFHSKPRLVTLVEDELLGSTYGEGHLLGRFMDLLHNYSAIYDSLEASCPSQGRPWGLVESALLGPKIEGSLACLFDKTQAQGSKCSEWMMESFSFQPQPISTFNHCQAKLLLGLFNDGYRAVVYGNKVLLEWKGRRLLTASIWSPST